The Pseudomonas azadiae genome includes a window with the following:
- a CDS encoding aldo/keto reductase, with translation MNIRKLGSLEVSGMGLGCLPMVGYYGGGPRDRKAMVSLIRTAFEQGVTFFDTAEVYGPHLSEAFVGEALAPVRDQVVIASKFGFGVEEGQPTALNSHPDHIRRAVEGSLKRLKTDHIDLLYQHRPDPKVPIEDVAGAIKDLIQAGKVKHWGLSEASATTIRRAHAVHPVAAVQSEYAMWWREPETRIFPTLEELGIGFVPYCPTARSFLAGAVNPSHRFDQTDRRHNLPRFQPDALRINMALLEFARDWARRKNTTAVQFALAWVIAQRPWIVPIPGTTQYPHLIENIGAVNVQLTANELREIDAGLAKITLRGGRADPFTESQFDRS, from the coding sequence ATGAACATTCGAAAACTCGGCTCGCTGGAGGTTTCCGGCATGGGGCTCGGATGCCTGCCGATGGTGGGTTACTACGGCGGCGGGCCACGCGACCGTAAAGCGATGGTTTCGCTTATCCGTACCGCCTTCGAGCAAGGGGTCACCTTCTTCGATACCGCAGAGGTCTACGGACCTCATCTCAGCGAGGCGTTCGTCGGCGAAGCGCTGGCCCCCGTTCGCGACCAGGTCGTGATCGCCTCCAAATTCGGCTTTGGCGTCGAGGAAGGCCAGCCAACCGCGCTCAACAGCCATCCCGACCATATCCGTCGGGCCGTTGAAGGCTCGCTCAAGCGCCTTAAGACCGACCACATCGATCTCCTCTACCAACATCGCCCCGATCCTAAAGTGCCGATCGAGGACGTTGCAGGGGCAATCAAGGATCTGATCCAGGCAGGCAAAGTCAAACACTGGGGCCTGTCGGAAGCAAGCGCCACTACGATCCGACGTGCCCATGCCGTGCATCCCGTTGCCGCAGTCCAGAGCGAATACGCAATGTGGTGGCGTGAGCCCGAGACACGGATTTTTCCGACCCTCGAGGAGCTTGGCATCGGCTTCGTCCCTTACTGCCCGACGGCGCGTAGTTTCCTGGCAGGGGCAGTCAATCCGAGCCATCGCTTCGACCAGACGGACCGCCGGCATAACCTGCCCCGCTTCCAGCCAGATGCACTGCGCATCAACATGGCGCTGCTGGAGTTCGCCCGCGATTGGGCAAGACGCAAGAACACGACGGCTGTCCAGTTCGCCCTCGCCTGGGTCATCGCCCAGCGCCCGTGGATCGTTCCGATCCCTGGCACGACGCAGTATCCCCATCTGATCGAAAACATCGGGGCGGTAAACGTCCAACTGACCGCCAACGAGCTGCGCGAGATCGATGCGGGCCTGGCCAAAATCACCCTACGCGGCGGCCGGGCCGACCCCTTCACCGAAAGCCAGTTCGATCGCAGCTAA
- a CDS encoding LysR family transcriptional regulator produces the protein MQTSRADVADLIYFLAIARHRSFSRAAVEIGVSASALSHALKGLESRLGVRLLNRTTKSVTLTAAGEALAQSIGDPFEAIDTALETLNRFRDTPSGRVRINAAVEAANLLLAPIMPAFMDRYPDVEIDIVASNRLVDMTDAGFDAGIRYGGTVPEDMVSRRLSADIRWVVAGAPSYLERFGTPEHPDDLLNHRCISNRLGDDRVYRWELERNGEAFQITVPTSVTVDQAETGLIAVLGGAGLMYFPQPLVEPYVKDGRLRLVLAEWAPLEDGFHIYYSSRRQLPTGLRLLIDFIREVKPLGL, from the coding sequence ATGCAGACCAGTCGCGCAGATGTAGCCGATCTGATTTATTTTCTGGCCATCGCGCGCCACCGCAGCTTCAGCCGTGCAGCTGTGGAGATCGGCGTGAGTGCTTCGGCGCTGAGCCACGCGCTAAAGGGGCTGGAAAGTCGACTTGGGGTTCGGCTGCTCAATCGCACCACAAAGAGTGTGACGTTGACAGCAGCCGGTGAGGCGCTTGCCCAATCGATCGGCGATCCTTTTGAGGCGATTGATACGGCACTGGAAACGCTGAACCGGTTCCGAGATACACCCAGTGGCAGGGTCAGGATCAATGCTGCTGTCGAGGCGGCAAATCTTTTACTGGCGCCTATTATGCCGGCCTTCATGGATCGGTATCCCGATGTCGAGATCGATATCGTTGCCAGTAATCGTTTGGTGGATATGACCGACGCCGGCTTCGATGCCGGAATCCGTTACGGTGGTACCGTCCCCGAGGACATGGTGAGTCGGCGCCTCTCGGCCGATATTCGCTGGGTTGTCGCGGGGGCACCCAGTTACCTTGAGCGGTTCGGAACACCCGAACATCCGGATGACCTGTTGAATCACCGATGCATCAGCAACCGTCTTGGAGATGATCGGGTTTATCGGTGGGAACTGGAACGCAATGGTGAGGCATTCCAGATCACCGTACCAACGTCCGTCACGGTCGACCAAGCTGAGACGGGCCTCATCGCGGTGCTCGGTGGTGCTGGCTTGATGTATTTCCCGCAGCCTCTGGTTGAGCCTTATGTGAAGGACGGGCGGCTCCGCCTGGTGCTTGCGGAGTGGGCCCCGCTGGAAGATGGCTTTCATATCTACTATTCGAGCCGACGGCAACTGCCAACAGGTTTGCGCTTACTGATTGATTTCATTCGAGAAGTTAAGCCTCTTGGCTTGTAG
- the aldA gene encoding aldehyde dehydrogenase, with protein MSSVPVYQNFINGRFVSSEAHIDVLNPATGALLSKVPASSTSDVDQALAAARSAQKNWARKPAIERAGHLRRIAAKLRENVAHLARTITLEQGKITGLAEVEVNFTADYLDYMAEWARRIEGEIITSDRPNENIFLFRKPLGVVAGILPWNFPFFLIARKLAPALLTGNTIVIKPSEETPNNCFEFAKLVAETDLPAGVFNVVCGDGQVGGALTAHKGVDMISFTGSVATGTRIMAAAAPNITKLNLELGGKAPAIVLADADLELAVKAIRDSRIINTGQVCNCAERVYVERKVADQFIERISAAMAATRYGDPIAQADVEMGPLINRQGLDSVDRKVRTALSQGATLISGGQIADLGAGFHFQPTVLAGCRADMEIMREEIFGPVLPIQIVDDLDEAIALANDCDYGLTSSIYTRDLGKAMHAVREIDFGETYVNRENFEAMQGFHAGVRKSGIGGADGKHGLYEYTHTHVVYLQG; from the coding sequence ATGTCATCCGTTCCCGTTTACCAGAACTTCATCAACGGCCGCTTTGTCTCCAGCGAAGCGCATATCGATGTGCTCAATCCGGCCACCGGCGCCTTGCTGTCCAAGGTCCCGGCCTCCAGCACCTCCGACGTCGACCAGGCCCTCGCCGCTGCCCGCAGTGCGCAAAAAAACTGGGCACGCAAACCCGCGATCGAACGCGCCGGGCACCTGCGCCGCATTGCTGCCAAGCTGCGCGAAAACGTCGCCCATCTGGCCCGCACCATTACCCTGGAGCAAGGCAAGATCACGGGCCTGGCCGAAGTCGAGGTGAATTTCACCGCTGATTACCTCGACTACATGGCCGAGTGGGCGCGGCGCATCGAAGGCGAGATCATCACCAGCGACCGCCCCAATGAAAATATCTTCCTGTTCCGCAAGCCGTTGGGCGTGGTGGCCGGCATCCTGCCATGGAACTTCCCGTTCTTCCTGATCGCCCGCAAGCTGGCCCCGGCGCTGCTCACTGGCAACACCATCGTGATCAAGCCCAGCGAAGAAACCCCGAACAATTGCTTTGAATTCGCCAAACTGGTGGCCGAAACCGACCTGCCCGCCGGCGTATTCAACGTAGTCTGCGGCGATGGCCAGGTCGGTGGTGCACTGACTGCCCACAAGGGCGTGGACATGATCAGTTTCACCGGCAGCGTCGCCACCGGCACGCGGATCATGGCCGCCGCCGCGCCGAACATTACCAAGCTCAACCTGGAGTTGGGCGGCAAGGCGCCGGCCATCGTACTCGCGGATGCCGACCTGGAGCTGGCGGTCAAAGCCATCCGCGATTCGCGCATCATCAACACCGGCCAAGTGTGCAACTGCGCCGAACGGGTATATGTGGAACGCAAGGTCGCTGACCAGTTTATCGAGCGCATCAGCGCGGCGATGGCCGCGACGCGCTACGGCGACCCCATCGCCCAGGCCGACGTGGAAATGGGCCCGCTGATCAACCGCCAGGGCCTCGACAGCGTCGACCGCAAGGTTCGCACCGCACTGAGCCAGGGAGCCACCTTGATCAGCGGCGGGCAGATCGCCGACCTGGGCGCGGGCTTCCACTTCCAGCCCACGGTATTGGCCGGCTGCCGCGCCGATATGGAGATCATGCGCGAAGAGATCTTCGGCCCGGTGTTGCCGATCCAGATTGTCGACGACCTCGACGAAGCCATCGCCCTGGCCAATGACTGCGACTACGGCCTGACCTCGTCGATCTACACCCGCGACCTGGGCAAGGCCATGCACGCGGTGCGCGAGATCGACTTTGGCGAAACCTACGTCAACCGCGAGAACTTCGAGGCCATGCAAGGCTTTCATGCCGGCGTACGAAAATCCGGGATCGGCGGTGCCGACGGCAAGCACGGCCTGTACGAATACACCCACACGCATGTGGTGTACCTGCAGGGCTGA
- a CDS encoding aldolase/citrate lyase family protein codes for MNMPRNGFKAALARNATQYGIWAGFATGYAAEIVAGLGYDWMLIDGEHAPNTVPSVLNQLQTVAPYTTAPVVRAVNGDASLIKQLLDVGAQTLMIPMVETAEQAQALVRAMRYPPHGIRGVGGGLTRATRWDGVADYLNTAHEELCLIVQVESRLGVENVAAIAAVEGVDAVFIGPADLSIGLGHAGNPSHPEVQERIRHAVDATLAAGKVSGILAPNEEDARRYQAWGCRFIAVAIDISLLRQSALATLARYRPAADTQAPSRTY; via the coding sequence ATGAATATGCCCCGCAATGGCTTCAAAGCCGCCCTCGCTCGGAACGCCACCCAATATGGCATCTGGGCCGGTTTCGCCACCGGCTACGCTGCCGAGATCGTCGCCGGCCTCGGCTACGACTGGATGCTGATAGACGGCGAACACGCACCTAACACCGTGCCGAGCGTGCTCAACCAGTTGCAGACCGTAGCGCCCTACACCACTGCGCCCGTCGTACGCGCAGTCAACGGTGATGCCAGCCTGATCAAGCAACTGCTCGATGTCGGCGCCCAGACCCTGATGATCCCCATGGTCGAAACCGCCGAACAGGCCCAGGCCCTGGTACGCGCCATGCGTTACCCACCCCACGGCATTCGTGGTGTCGGCGGCGGACTGACCCGTGCCACACGTTGGGATGGCGTGGCGGACTACCTCAATACCGCCCATGAAGAGTTGTGCCTGATCGTGCAGGTGGAGTCGCGCCTGGGCGTGGAAAACGTCGCGGCGATTGCCGCCGTGGAAGGCGTGGACGCGGTGTTTATCGGCCCCGCCGACCTGTCCATCGGCCTCGGCCACGCCGGCAACCCCAGCCACCCCGAGGTGCAGGAGCGTATCAGGCACGCAGTGGATGCGACCCTCGCCGCCGGCAAGGTCAGCGGCATTCTGGCGCCCAATGAAGAAGACGCCCGCCGCTACCAGGCCTGGGGTTGCCGCTTTATCGCGGTGGCCATTGATATCAGCCTGCTACGCCAGAGCGCCCTGGCCACCCTCGCCCGCTATCGCCCGGCTGCCGACACCCAAGCGCCTTCGCGCACTTACTGA
- a CDS encoding amidohydrolase family protein, protein MPLTLYSGPIIDSHLHLFDPRRPQGIPWPEPGNRLYAAHLPADYWALAGPHNVIGAIAVEASPWRDDNRWLLDTLRSEPRMLGFVGNLDPLHPDFAADLEALADEPLFLGLRYGNLWDRDLLQDQTRPGFIDGLRQLAACGRGLDSANPNPRLIKALLHLSDALPQLRIIVDHLPNAQVPAGEEAAYHADLLRLGERPNVFAKLAEIPQLGPHGLITDTAFYHDRLAVLWEAFGEERCFFGSDWPNSDHLANFATTLGLVKQCMADKPEAVQAKFFLHNAVRIYTPTPPHGDQ, encoded by the coding sequence ATGCCCCTGACGCTTTATAGCGGCCCGATCATCGACAGCCACTTGCACCTGTTTGATCCGCGCCGCCCCCAGGGCATCCCCTGGCCCGAGCCGGGCAACCGGTTGTACGCCGCGCACCTGCCGGCGGACTACTGGGCCCTGGCCGGCCCACACAATGTGATCGGCGCGATTGCCGTGGAAGCCAGCCCGTGGCGCGACGATAACCGCTGGCTGCTCGACACACTGCGCAGTGAGCCGCGCATGCTGGGTTTTGTCGGCAACCTGGACCCGCTGCACCCCGACTTCGCCGCCGACCTCGAGGCGTTGGCGGATGAACCGCTGTTCCTCGGCCTGCGCTACGGCAACCTGTGGGACCGCGACCTGCTGCAAGACCAGACTCGCCCCGGCTTTATCGACGGCCTGCGCCAATTGGCCGCCTGCGGCCGTGGCCTGGACAGCGCCAATCCGAACCCGCGCTTGATCAAGGCGCTGTTGCACCTGAGCGATGCTTTGCCACAACTGCGCATCATCGTTGATCACCTGCCCAACGCCCAAGTGCCGGCGGGTGAAGAAGCCGCCTACCACGCCGACCTGCTGCGCCTCGGCGAGCGCCCGAATGTGTTCGCCAAACTGGCGGAAATCCCCCAGCTCGGACCGCACGGCTTGATCACCGACACGGCGTTCTACCACGACCGCCTGGCCGTGCTGTGGGAGGCCTTTGGCGAAGAGCGATGCTTCTTCGGCAGCGACTGGCCCAACAGCGATCACCTGGCGAATTTCGCCACCACCCTGGGGCTCGTCAAACAGTGCATGGCCGACAAACCCGAGGCGGTGCAAGCGAAGTTCTTCCTGCACAACGCGGTGCGCATCTACACGCCGACGCCGCCCCATGGAGACCAGTGA
- a CDS encoding LysR family transcriptional regulator, with protein MRSPAISPSLFNRLRYKHLHMLVALSSSQNLHRASQALNMSQPAATRMLHEIEDMFGCDLFERLPRGMRPTALGQQLINFAESALSGLDRCAEDLTARKQGGYGYLSIGTIMGAAPDLVMDSIAQIKSLNPQLRIRIMGDTSDQVIQLLEQGRIDLAISRRNAATDNEHYSFEPLGNERLMVVVHAGHPLAQRDQLSLAELVRDWPWILQPQTSPARISFDLALQDLALPSPADIIECSSVYSMQQLIQLTDAVMVLSESALRDYLKMGLVVALPVALDVRLAPFGLLMRKGEPVSRELGLFIDLLRQKAATLDAAPA; from the coding sequence ATGCGTAGTCCTGCGATCTCTCCCAGCCTGTTCAACCGCCTGCGCTACAAGCATTTGCATATGCTGGTGGCGCTGAGCTCCAGCCAAAACCTGCACCGCGCGTCACAGGCCCTGAACATGTCGCAGCCTGCCGCCACGCGTATGCTGCACGAGATCGAGGACATGTTCGGCTGCGATCTGTTCGAACGTTTGCCTCGGGGGATGCGCCCTACGGCACTCGGCCAGCAACTGATCAACTTCGCCGAGTCGGCGCTGAGTGGCCTGGACCGCTGTGCCGAAGATTTAACGGCGCGTAAGCAGGGCGGTTATGGCTACCTGTCCATCGGTACCATCATGGGCGCCGCGCCGGACCTGGTGATGGACAGCATTGCGCAGATCAAGTCGCTCAACCCGCAACTGCGTATCCGCATCATGGGCGACACCAGCGACCAAGTGATCCAACTGCTTGAACAGGGCCGTATCGATCTGGCGATCTCACGCCGCAACGCGGCCACCGACAACGAGCACTACAGCTTCGAACCCTTGGGCAATGAGCGCCTGATGGTAGTGGTACACGCCGGTCACCCGTTGGCCCAACGCGATCAGCTATCGCTGGCGGAATTGGTACGTGACTGGCCGTGGATTCTGCAACCGCAAACCAGCCCGGCGCGTATCAGCTTTGACTTGGCGTTGCAGGACCTGGCACTGCCCAGCCCGGCCGATATCATCGAATGCAGCTCGGTGTATTCGATGCAGCAACTGATCCAACTGACCGATGCGGTGATGGTGTTATCGGAAAGCGCCCTGCGTGACTACCTGAAGATGGGCTTGGTGGTGGCACTGCCGGTTGCGTTGGACGTGCGGCTGGCACCGTTTGGCTTGCTGATGCGCAAGGGCGAGCCGGTGAGTCGGGAATTGGGGTTGTTTATCGACTTGTTGCGGCAGAAAGCAGCCACTCTGGACGCTGCCCCTGCGTAG
- a CDS encoding MFS transporter — MKTLPAPLLAKMSWRLLPFLLLMYIMAFLDRANVGFAKQAFQADTGLSDAAFAFGAGVFFVGYALLEVPSNLILHRVGARLWMCRIMVSWGLISAAMVFAHNETSFYVLRFLLGVAEAGFFPGVILYLTYWFPQAVRGKAMGFFYFGAPLAFIFGSPLSGLLLEMDGFGGIHGWQWLFAVEGLMATAVGIWAYWYLDNRPADAKWLSIEERQQIQRLLELEDQHKTSHGRSLLTVLCQPSVLYLCLVYLLIQASVYGVVFYLPTQVGDLLGSKVGLMVGLVSAIPWVCALFAAWWIPAYSDRSGLRRQTACLTLLMAAAGIACSVTFANPLLGMLALCFAASGFIAVQPVFWTFPSSYLAGSAAAAGIALINSFGALGGFIAPVIKHWAEGAFHSPAAGLYLLSATTVLAALLVLGIHSPGRNASNTPATV, encoded by the coding sequence ATGAAGACCCTGCCTGCGCCCCTGCTCGCCAAGATGTCCTGGCGGCTGCTGCCCTTTCTGCTGCTGATGTACATCATGGCGTTTCTCGACCGCGCCAACGTCGGGTTTGCCAAACAAGCCTTCCAGGCTGATACCGGGTTGAGCGATGCCGCCTTCGCCTTTGGCGCCGGTGTGTTCTTCGTCGGCTACGCCCTGCTGGAAGTGCCGAGCAACCTGATCCTGCACCGCGTCGGCGCCCGCCTGTGGATGTGCCGCATCATGGTCAGTTGGGGCCTGATCTCGGCGGCGATGGTGTTCGCCCATAACGAAACCAGCTTCTATGTGTTGCGCTTCCTGCTAGGCGTGGCCGAAGCCGGCTTCTTTCCCGGCGTGATCCTCTATCTCACCTATTGGTTTCCCCAAGCAGTGCGTGGCAAGGCCATGGGCTTCTTTTACTTCGGTGCCCCCCTGGCATTCATCTTCGGCAGCCCGTTGTCCGGTTTGCTGTTGGAGATGGACGGTTTCGGTGGGATTCACGGCTGGCAATGGTTGTTCGCCGTCGAAGGCTTGATGGCCACCGCCGTCGGCATCTGGGCCTACTGGTATCTGGACAATCGCCCCGCCGACGCCAAGTGGCTGAGCATCGAGGAGCGCCAGCAAATCCAGCGCTTGCTCGAATTGGAAGACCAACACAAAACCTCCCATGGCCGCAGCCTGCTGACCGTGTTGTGCCAACCCTCGGTGCTGTACTTGTGCCTGGTGTACCTGCTGATCCAGGCCAGCGTATATGGCGTGGTGTTTTACCTGCCGACGCAAGTGGGCGATCTGCTCGGCTCCAAGGTGGGCTTGATGGTGGGACTGGTCTCGGCCATCCCCTGGGTCTGCGCACTATTCGCTGCCTGGTGGATTCCGGCCTATTCCGACCGCTCCGGTTTACGTCGCCAAACAGCCTGCCTGACGTTGCTGATGGCCGCCGCCGGCATCGCCTGCTCGGTGACCTTCGCCAACCCGCTGCTGGGCATGCTCGCCCTGTGTTTCGCTGCCTCGGGTTTCATCGCCGTGCAACCGGTGTTCTGGACCTTTCCATCAAGCTATCTGGCCGGCAGCGCCGCTGCCGCCGGCATTGCCCTGATCAACTCTTTCGGTGCCCTCGGCGGCTTCATTGCCCCGGTCATCAAGCACTGGGCCGAAGGTGCCTTCCATTCCCCGGCAGCCGGTTTGTACCTGCTGTCCGCTACCACGGTACTGGCCGCATTGCTGGTGCTGGGCATCCATTCACCCGGCCGTAACGCGTCGAATACGCCGGCCACTGTTTAA
- a CDS encoding carboxymuconolactone decarboxylase family protein — MKRLAPIIAGAIIMTTTSTEARQPTNEGRRFSPEQVRSVAPALEQYTQDRLYSDVWNRPGLSSRDRSLVTLAALIARGEAPELTQYADLAIESGVTPAEISEVITHLAYYSGWGKAMAAVGPVGEVFAKRGIEADQLPAIRPDPLPLDEKAEAQRAARVGEQFNTVAPGLVQYTTDYLFRDLWLRPDLKPRDRSLVTVAALISVGQVEQITYHLNRAMDSGLTEEQASEVITHLAFYAGWPNAMSALPVAKGVFEKRRN, encoded by the coding sequence ATGAAGCGCCTCGCCCCAATCATCGCAGGAGCCATCATCATGACAACCACGAGCACCGAAGCCCGGCAACCAACCAACGAGGGCCGCCGCTTTTCGCCTGAGCAGGTCCGGTCGGTCGCCCCCGCCCTCGAACAGTACACGCAGGACCGCCTTTACAGCGATGTCTGGAACCGCCCCGGCCTGAGCAGTCGCGACCGCAGCCTGGTTACCCTCGCGGCGTTGATCGCGCGCGGCGAAGCGCCGGAGCTGACCCAGTATGCCGATTTGGCAATCGAATCCGGCGTAACACCGGCAGAGATATCAGAAGTCATCACCCACCTCGCCTATTACTCGGGATGGGGCAAGGCCATGGCCGCGGTCGGACCTGTAGGCGAGGTATTCGCCAAGCGCGGTATCGAGGCAGATCAACTGCCGGCCATTCGCCCGGACCCTTTGCCCCTCGATGAAAAAGCCGAAGCCCAGCGTGCAGCACGGGTCGGTGAGCAGTTCAACACCGTGGCGCCGGGCCTTGTCCAGTACACCACCGATTACCTCTTCCGCGATCTCTGGCTTCGTCCCGACCTCAAGCCCCGCGACCGCAGCCTCGTCACTGTCGCCGCGCTGATCTCCGTCGGCCAGGTCGAGCAAATCACCTACCATCTCAACCGCGCGATGGACAGCGGCCTGACCGAAGAACAGGCTTCGGAGGTCATCACCCACCTGGCTTTCTACGCTGGCTGGCCGAACGCCATGTCGGCCCTGCCCGTCGCCAAGGGCGTTTTCGAAAAACGACGCAACTGA
- the rhmD gene encoding L-rhamnonate dehydratase: protein MGHLTIKHVRAFVLRGGGADYHDQADGHWIDDHISTPMSKYPEYRQSRRSFGINVLGTLVVEIEASDGTVGFAVTTGGEPAAYIVEKHLARFIEGARVTDIEKIWDQMYQSTLFYGRKGLVINTISGVDLALWDLLGKIRQEPVHHLLGGAVRDELQFYATGARPDLAQKMGFIGGKMPLHHGPSEGEEGLRKNLEALATMRERVGPDFWLMLDCWMSLDVNYATKLAIGAHEHGLKWIEEALSPDDYWGYAALRNNVPKGMLVTTGEHEATRWGFRMLLEMGCCDIIQPDVGWCGGLTELVKISALADAHNAMVVPHGSSVYSYHFVATRHNSPFAEFLMMAPKADEVVPMFHPQLLGEPVPVNGRMRLSALDKPGFGVDLNPDCQLHRPYNR, encoded by the coding sequence ATGGGTCATCTCACCATCAAACACGTACGCGCCTTTGTACTGCGAGGCGGCGGCGCCGATTATCACGATCAAGCCGACGGCCATTGGATCGACGATCATATCTCCACGCCCATGAGCAAATATCCGGAATACCGCCAGAGCCGTCGTAGCTTCGGGATCAACGTGCTCGGCACCCTGGTGGTGGAGATCGAAGCCAGCGACGGCACCGTCGGTTTCGCCGTGACCACCGGCGGTGAACCCGCGGCTTATATCGTAGAGAAACACCTGGCGCGCTTTATCGAAGGTGCGCGCGTCACCGATATCGAAAAGATCTGGGACCAAATGTACCAGTCCACCCTTTTCTACGGCCGCAAGGGTCTGGTGATCAATACCATTTCCGGTGTCGACCTGGCCCTGTGGGACCTGCTCGGTAAGATCCGCCAGGAGCCCGTTCACCATCTGCTCGGCGGTGCGGTGCGCGATGAATTGCAATTTTACGCCACCGGCGCGCGCCCCGATCTGGCCCAGAAAATGGGCTTTATCGGCGGCAAGATGCCCCTGCACCACGGCCCCAGCGAAGGTGAAGAAGGCCTGCGCAAAAACCTCGAAGCCCTGGCGACCATGCGTGAACGGGTCGGCCCGGACTTCTGGTTGATGCTCGATTGCTGGATGAGCCTGGATGTGAACTACGCCACCAAACTGGCCATAGGCGCCCACGAACATGGGCTCAAGTGGATCGAAGAGGCCCTGTCTCCGGACGATTACTGGGGCTACGCCGCCCTGCGCAACAACGTGCCAAAAGGCATGCTGGTGACCACTGGCGAGCATGAAGCCACGCGCTGGGGTTTCCGCATGCTCCTGGAAATGGGCTGCTGCGACATTATCCAGCCCGATGTCGGTTGGTGCGGCGGCCTCACCGAGCTGGTGAAAATCTCGGCCCTGGCCGATGCCCATAACGCAATGGTCGTGCCCCACGGCTCGTCGGTCTACAGCTACCACTTTGTTGCCACCCGCCATAACAGTCCATTCGCCGAGTTCCTGATGATGGCGCCCAAGGCGGACGAAGTGGTGCCGATGTTCCACCCGCAACTGCTCGGTGAACCGGTGCCGGTGAATGGCCGCATGCGTTTGTCGGCGCTGGACAAGCCCGGCTTCGGTGTTGACCTGAACCCTGATTGCCAACTGCACCGTCCGTACAACCGCTAA
- a CDS encoding putative quinol monooxygenase: protein MTKNRNRLLPTVFCAGMAYSLGAGKVQAQEAPTTVVRIAELVIDPAQLEAYKVAVREEMAESIRVEPGVLAIYSVAEKGKPNSLRFFEIYASEEAYRAHIESPHFKKYVAITQPMIVSRKLIETQPVQLSAKALQPD, encoded by the coding sequence ATGACGAAAAACAGAAACCGACTCCTGCCGACGGTATTTTGCGCTGGTATGGCATATAGCCTCGGAGCAGGTAAGGTGCAGGCACAAGAGGCGCCTACGACCGTTGTACGCATTGCCGAATTGGTGATCGATCCGGCACAGCTTGAAGCCTACAAGGTGGCCGTCAGGGAAGAAATGGCAGAATCCATCCGCGTTGAACCTGGCGTGCTCGCCATCTATTCAGTCGCGGAAAAGGGAAAGCCCAACAGTCTTCGTTTTTTTGAGATTTACGCTAGCGAGGAAGCCTATCGAGCACACATCGAATCCCCGCACTTCAAGAAATATGTAGCGATCACACAGCCCATGATCGTGTCGCGCAAGCTGATTGAAACACAGCCCGTCCAACTCAGCGCCAAAGCGCTACAGCCTGACTGA
- a CDS encoding aldo/keto reductase encodes MDYTHLGRTGLQVSRLCLGTMNFGDVTDEATSFRILDEALEAGINFIDTADVYGTEQSPDIKQGTGLCEEIIGRWLEQGDRRNQIALATKVYQPMGPGPNDRRLSAYHIRKACEDSLRRLKTDHIDVYQMHHIDRHTPWEEIWQAMEILVQQGKVLYVGSSNFAGWDIATAQSAANERHFLGLVAEQSLYNLAARTVELEVIPSCRHYGLGLIPWSPLAGGLLGGVLKKAANGRRARPALAKRIEQHRVQLEAYEGLCEDLGETPADVALAWLLQNPIVTAPLIGPRTVEQLKDALRATTVSLSDDTVRCLEEIWPGPGGEAPQAYAW; translated from the coding sequence ATGGACTATACGCATTTGGGCCGTACTGGCCTTCAGGTTAGCCGTCTGTGCCTGGGCACCATGAATTTCGGAGACGTCACCGACGAGGCCACGAGCTTCCGGATTCTAGACGAGGCGCTTGAGGCGGGTATCAACTTCATCGACACCGCCGACGTCTACGGCACCGAGCAGTCGCCCGACATCAAGCAAGGTACAGGCCTCTGCGAGGAAATAATTGGACGCTGGCTTGAACAGGGTGACCGACGCAATCAGATCGCGCTGGCCACCAAGGTCTATCAACCGATGGGCCCGGGCCCGAACGACCGACGGCTATCGGCATACCACATCCGAAAGGCCTGCGAGGACAGCCTGCGTCGACTCAAGACCGACCACATCGATGTCTATCAGATGCACCACATTGATCGTCACACGCCTTGGGAGGAAATCTGGCAAGCCATGGAGATCCTTGTCCAGCAGGGGAAGGTCCTATATGTCGGCAGCAGCAATTTCGCAGGCTGGGACATTGCCACCGCGCAATCGGCCGCCAACGAACGGCATTTTCTCGGTCTGGTCGCCGAGCAGAGCCTGTACAACCTGGCAGCTCGCACAGTGGAGTTGGAGGTCATTCCCTCTTGCCGGCATTACGGGCTGGGTCTCATCCCCTGGAGTCCTCTGGCCGGAGGCCTGCTCGGCGGGGTCCTGAAAAAGGCGGCCAACGGTCGTCGCGCAAGGCCGGCTTTGGCCAAGCGGATCGAACAACATAGGGTTCAGCTCGAAGCCTACGAAGGTTTGTGCGAGGACCTGGGAGAGACCCCTGCTGATGTGGCGCTGGCCTGGCTTCTTCAAAACCCTATCGTTACCGCGCCCCTCATCGGTCCCCGGACTGTCGAGCAGTTGAAAGATGCCCTTCGTGCGACAACGGTCAGCCTGTCCGATGACACGGTGCGATGCCTCGAAGAAATCTGGCCGGGTCCCGGCGGCGAAGCGCCGCAAGCCTACGCTTGGTAG